Part of the Ziziphus jujuba cultivar Dongzao chromosome 8, ASM3175591v1 genome is shown below.
ttttatttttttattttttattttttgcttgaaaGGGGAGTTATATTATACCAAAAGAGAAGGCAACAAAGGTACAGCTAGGCATGTTGCCTTGAATTAGGAGTGAATCACAATTCACAGTCCTGATTCATAATATCAATAAAAGCTTTAGATAAAGAGAAAGGAGAAATAGGACCACAGCATCAAACATTCAATTTAAACATTATAAGAcccttaaatttcaattttttcattttgattgcaTTAGAATTTTTGAGAAATGTGAGCCtaaatttaatatagtaaaattcaaatgtataaaattacaatttaaacaCTTATGTTTCAACTTTTTCATTTTGATCACATCGGAATTTTTTAGAGACAGGTTAATGTTGACTGTGGACCTAAATTTTTAACATAGTAAAATGCAAATTTACAGCAtaagaaatttgaaattgttgCAAATTAAAACTACATGTtttaaattgtaacaaaatGGGTCAAACTGTATCTTAATGTTAATAAAATGGGACAAAATCGctagttgaaaaaaaatcattgaacaAATATATTCTTAAGTATAAATGTCTAAACCTATTAAACTTAGTGGTCCAAAATATAACATCTAGAAATTAGAAGACATTAAAGTGTAGTTAACCCTTGCACTCTTGGATCGGGGGATTCAAACAAACATTAGATTGGAGTAACTTTGAAATCATTATGACATATGCTAACGAGCaaaatgatttaattaatataacacTCCACTACATATTACAAATTCCATTCAAAAGAACGCACAAACTCCATGAAAACGAAGCCCATAATTTCACAGaaataaaagaaggaaaaaaagaaagaaaaaccacAAACCCCATATTagactttattttatttccttacattaaaaagttttttttttttttctcacattcAAAGAAGCTCAACCAGAAATGTCAATGGTCTTGACATCAGGTTTCTTCACCTCCTCTTTGGGCACAGTGACAGTAAGAACACCATTCTCCATGGTAGCCTTCACCTGCTCGACCTTCGCATTCTCCGGCAGGCGGAACCGCCTCAAGAACTTGCCGCTACTCCTCTCCACGCGGTGCCACTTGTCGttcttctcttccttctctttgCTCCTTTCCCCACTGATCTGGAGCACTCTGCCCTCCTCCACTTCCACTTTCACTTCCTCCTTCTTCAGCCCCGGGAGGTCGGCTTTGAACACATGGGCTTCGGGAGTCTCTTTCCAGTCGATGCGGGTGTTGGCGATCGCCGCCGTCTCATTGGCAAAGTTGGACCGCGGGGCCGAGAGAGATGTGGTGGTGAATGGGAAATCATGGAATGGATCCCAGATGTCCGAAGAGAATGGGTCGAAGACGTTTGTCCTTCGGCCACCGAAGAAGCTCGGAATTAGAGACATTTCTTCGACGCAATCGGGCTTTTTGTTAGCAAAGTGGTAAAGAAAGGGAGCTTATGAGGTTGGTTGTTTTGCTTCGAAAAATGGCTGATTTGGGACGATTAGAGAAAGCAAGGtattaatagtaaaaaaaaggGAGGCATGAGGGGCATGTTGGTAATCTGATACTTGTTCCTGATGCTTCGATGAGAATGGAGAAGTATCTGGTAGAAGGAGCTGTCAAGTAGATGAGAGAAACATAGACCTTTCTCGAATGACTTTCTTTCGGGAATAATCCAAGGGTTAGAGTGACTTTTCGCTTTGCTACTCCTTGGCGTGCTCGTCCTTAACGCCTTTTATATGTCAGCTCCGCATATCTTGGTGGGCCATCCTATTTTACAGGCAAGGCTTTAGCGTCATACCGCGGATCAGatcatttattacattttaaccAGTTTTATAGTTGATACATTCGGAAGCTTCTTAccgccaaaaaaataaaaaacaatatatatatatatatatatatatgtgaaattttagaattttcaattttattacaattacatcTTTGCTTTatcctttttaaaaattatcatttagattcatatatcaaattttgccaattaattttgattgtttaaaattataattacatttttacaatattatgcaatcatcaaatattgaattttattttcatttgattttaaattgttaaaattaattagtaaaatataCCAAATGATTCCTATGTTTTTAAATTGACAGCAATACcttttaaactttcaaaaacACGAATCATAACCACAAATGGCTAACCTCGTTTTCCTTATCCTGTTAGGTGCCAtgtgagaaaggaaaatattatcattttttttaaaaaaatatttgcatcAATGCCCTCTAAATATGTCGATTGTACATTTTCCCCGAaagcttttgaaaaatttaagaaatatcATATTTTGAAGCTAagaaaagtacaaaaaaaaatctaagaaatttttttctaaacctTAGAAAACtcaaaatgtattaaaaaaattttgatgttccattaaaattcataaagttctaaaaacattttcaaaagccCTCTAAAACTTATGATGTAAGATAACAATTCTTGTAGGTTTTGTAATAGAAAGTATTAAgtgttttgaatttatttaatatgatttaCTATAAAAAGGTTTTGTGTGTGATTGTGTGAAAATATGAGTTTGCCTTCACCTATCTAACATATAGTAAGGGTGTAATggtcttttatctttttatttatttatttgtatttattgttgTGAGTTTATAAATTATATCTCTTAAGGTGGAAAGGAGTGTACAAATGGTTAAGTTTGATTGGTGGTTTGATGACATGGTATTTGAGTAAACACTAAGAGTAATGTGTAAAGCTTATATAGATGGTTCAAGTTTCCAATATTCTCTAGAAGACTACATGAGGATTTACAAAACCCATAAGTTATGAAGATAGTAGGAAGTCAactttccaaataattttatggatagatttttttttttaagtgattttatATTTGCACTAACAGGTTTACCTGATTttgtacagattttggatcttGGTAACCAATAGGTAATTGAGTATTAGGGTTGGACaattttttgaattaggaaAAAGGAGTTttcagcttttatttattttaattaatgtgaGATAACAAAAAGGAGATATGTTAgtattttctttaacttttctTTCATATTATTAGTTGAAATAAGTTTTTGGAAACCCTAAGAGTATTTAAATGTTATATTAGTGTTCTTCTTATTTTTCATGATACAAAACCTAGGGAGAAAGAAGGAGAGAATACAAAGGAGATAAAACAAAAAGACTGATAGTTTTCTCTAGGATTTCCATTGGAAGATTGGGGGTGCTTGAAGGTCTGTAGAGAAGTAAATTCCTGTTCCTTGGAATTGTGACAAGGTTCTATATGTTTTAATCTAGTTTAGAAACTAAggttattttgttttggtttttattcCTGGTTTTTCTTAGTTAGAAATCAGTATCAAAAA
Proteins encoded:
- the LOC125421650 gene encoding 17.8 kDa class I heat shock protein, whose translation is MSLIPSFFGGRRTNVFDPFSSDIWDPFHDFPFTTTSLSAPRSNFANETAAIANTRIDWKETPEAHVFKADLPGLKKEEVKVEVEEGRVLQISGERSKEKEEKNDKWHRVERSSGKFLRRFRLPENAKVEQVKATMENGVLTVTVPKEEVKKPDVKTIDISG